The proteins below are encoded in one region of bacterium:
- a CDS encoding HK97 family phage prohead protease: MERTAPIEFRVSGRRLSGAAMTYGVRATDRAEMFEAGSLEPIPGMPLVIQHDEVRPIAAIGDGLEVTHTDTEFRIETELREGSAELSLVRRRALTGFSVGFVALDEYRNAQGVRVIRRARLRHVGLVDKPSYPVGVELRQFEDAWLTASADYGQRMQCTCQGGGCDSVSFDPGAFDGIGEDRRDLLAVGGQGFASVLGSLRRGSLLVEKGEDGIRFGLTNRGTEAARQVAESASVAPVYARPIIDIEASDYTDEGPVRRFHRAAVSAVLIKATPNDQGHRAAVVDGVDSGEARRRARRSAWL, from the coding sequence ATGGAGCGCACCGCTCCTATCGAGTTCAGGGTCTCGGGTAGGAGGCTGAGCGGCGCGGCGATGACCTATGGCGTGCGCGCCACCGACCGCGCCGAGATGTTCGAGGCCGGGAGTCTCGAACCGATCCCGGGTATGCCTCTGGTGATCCAGCATGACGAGGTACGGCCTATCGCGGCTATCGGTGACGGCCTGGAGGTCACCCACACCGACACCGAGTTCCGGATCGAGACCGAACTACGGGAGGGATCGGCCGAGTTATCGCTGGTGAGGCGGAGGGCCCTGACGGGCTTTTCTGTCGGATTCGTGGCGCTCGATGAGTACCGCAACGCCCAGGGCGTGCGGGTGATCAGGCGGGCTCGCCTCCGTCATGTCGGCCTGGTCGATAAGCCGAGCTACCCGGTCGGTGTAGAGCTTCGCCAGTTCGAGGATGCATGGCTCACCGCCTCGGCGGACTACGGCCAGCGGATGCAATGCACCTGCCAAGGCGGTGGGTGCGACTCGGTGAGCTTCGATCCGGGCGCGTTCGATGGGATAGGAGAGGATCGCAGAGACCTTCTGGCAGTGGGCGGCCAGGGCTTCGCGTCGGTGCTGGGCTCACTGCGGAGGGGCTCGCTCCTGGTTGAGAAGGGCGAAGACGGGATCCGGTTCGGGCTCACCAACCGGGGAACGGAGGCGGCCCGTCAGGTTGCCGAGTCTGCTTCTGTCGCGCCGGTGTATGCGCGCCCCATCATCGACATAGAAGCGAGCGATTACACCGATGAAGGCCCGGTGCGGAGGTTCCATCGGGCGGCGGTCTCCGCCGTGCTAATCAAGGCAACGCCGAACGATCAGGGCCACCGGGCGGCCGTGGTCGATGGTGTTGACTCGGGAGAGGCGCGGAGGAGGGCCAGGAGGTCGGCGTGGCTGTAG